Proteins from one Anopheles nili chromosome 2, idAnoNiliSN_F5_01, whole genome shotgun sequence genomic window:
- the LOC128721493 gene encoding general odorant-binding protein 69-like, whose product MNHVVFALCVGAVLALQAGAFRHHILSKSWDDAQADCFEYLRIGKPRSELYLAHRYEDDQPTKKLLFCIALNLRVYDPVQNSLHLEAFRRFFKPDSDDKGYVNRTNECLLRVSAPPTETNSISQCSRPYSGALDSVYGTFRCFYHYYGNLHRNTTELSPTVLELDQVLQECALITGLSLKELNSVSSLKDHPSYHNLARCVVLRCGFAAFEHGGSKLLSFD is encoded by the coding sequence ATGAACCACGTGGTGTTTGCGTTGTGCGTTGGCGCTGTGTTGGCACTGCAAGCCGGGGCGTTTAGGCATCACATACTATCCAAAAGCTGGGACGATGCACAAGCCGACTGTTTCGAGTATCTGCGTATAGGAAAACCACGTTCGGAGCTCTATCTTGCGCATCGATACGAGGACGATCAGCCCACAAAGAAGCTGCTGTTCTGCATCGCACTCAACCTGCGTGTGTACGATCCGGTTCAAAACTCACTGCATCTCGAGGCGTTCCGACGATTCTTCAAGCCAGATTCAGATGACAAGGGCTACGTTAATCGTACGAACGAGTGCTTGCTGAGGGTTAGTGCACCTCCTACAGAAACGAACAGCATATCCCAGTGTTCCCGACCGTATTCCGGAGCGCTCGATTCGGTTTACGGAACGTTCCGGTGCTTCTATCATTACTACGGGAATCTCCATCGAAACACCACCGAACTGTCTCCGACGGTGCTCGAACTCGACCAGGTACTGCAGGAATGCGCCCTGATCACCGGTCTCTCGCTTAAGGAGCTGAATAGCGTATCATCCTTGAAGGATCACCCGTCGTATCACAACCTGGCACGGTGCGTCGTCCTGCGGTGCGGATTTGCGGCCTTCGAGCATGGTGGAAGCAAACTTCTGTCGTTTGATTAA
- the LOC128731354 gene encoding zinc finger protein 287-like yields the protein MPPEASPTIELTNQTCRLCLGNVDKLMPLECSLTANELINVIYEFLKIDLDENWPFQNACHKCIMKIRLIESIRSSFDQKNRIFDVLWTQYKRIYLRNSSVAAADSVNVVEDEAGNVNSDFIISGVLVEKTEVEIVPPDVLLKSEVDHSVTLVKQEDFEAEEPVMEELVYEEMTLDENELDEQELIVEDKEMLEDELEEEMIEEHIVEQDDEQLPDGTEDEMELPIDESNEAADTEETFQDDEGYFDKTLNRCYICMETMETLEQLQSHLEMLHKNLLPFHCDKCLAYFDAIEAVNQHLISHQYPFVCLYCPQKYCSEALLLNHNKTCRAHRCPFCMAEFEMMTELTAHKKLHMAQIRAMNQCKTCKRTFTQACNLQRHLRSHPCGSSEMSPRRKRGRRSAEDRKNQHSGSEHSWDDRMKSLLVCQVCSKKFESNSNLARHMDREHAEFNFPLYTCDICPKKFTAYEKCVRHRSFHRSSKAKSKPDKKEKSENVCTICNKEFRVDYLYLRHLAEVHSLSLELFQCDQCGRKFSTELKLRKHQYNSHRENKTLYVCSHCGQKFEKKLTLKDHETKHLGAPAYKCEICDKRFIHKHSLDRHALVHSDVKEFACEFCQKTFKRNTTLVIHRRIHTGEKPYLCTPCDLRFIDSSTLIKHRQRVHAKAAE from the exons ATGCCTCCTGAAGCTAGTCCCACTATCGAGCTAACAAACCAAACATGTCGCCTATGCCTGGGAAATGTAGATAAACTGATGCCGTTGGAGTGTTCTCTGACGGCAAACGAGCTCATCAACGTCATCTATGAGTTTCTGAAAATCGAT TTGGATGAAAATTGGCCATTTCAAAATGCATGCCATAAGTGTATCATGAAGATACGACTGATTGAAAGCATACGCTCTAGCTTTGACCAGAAAAATCGCATATTCGACGTGTTATGGAC GCAATACAAACGTATATATCTACGAAACAGTTCTGTCGCGGCCGCAGACAGCGTGAACGTTGTTGAGGACGAAGCAGGCAATGTTAACTCCGATTTCATCATTAGTGGAGTACTGGTGGAGAAAACCGAGGTAGAAATTGTACCACCGGATGTTTTGCTTAAATCAGAAGTCGATCATTCCGTTACTCTGGTTAAGCAGGAAGACTTCGAAGCGGAAGAACCTGTGATGGAAGAACTGGTGTACGAGGAAATGACGCTAGACGAAAACGAACTCGATGAACAAGAACTCATAGTAGAAGACAAGGAAATGTTAGAAGATGAGCTTGAAGAGGAAATGATTGAAGAGCATATAGTGGAACAAGATGACGAGCAGCTGCCCGATGGGACAGAGGATGAGATGGAACTCCCAATTGACGAAAGTAATGAAGCTGCAGATACGGAAGAAACATTCCAGGACGACGAAGGGTACTTCGACAAAACGCTCAATCGGTGCTACATCTGTATGGAAACGATGGAAACGCTAGAGCAGCTGCAAAGTCATTTGGAGATGTTGCATAAAAATTTGTTACCATTTCATTGCGACAAATGCTTGGCATATTTCGATGCCATCGAGGCGGTAAATCAGCATCTCATATCTCACCAATATCCCTTCGTTTGTTTATACTGTCCTCAGAAGTATTGTAGTGAGGCATTACTTTTAAACCACAACAAAACCTGTCGCGCGCATCGCTGTCCGTTCTGTATGGCGGAGTTTGAGATGATGACGGAATTGACCGCTCACAAAAAGCTTCATATGGCTCAGATTCGGGCGATGAACCAATGCAAGACCTGCAAGCGAACGTTCACGCAAGCGTGTAACTTACAGCGGCACCTAAGATCTCATCCCTGTGGTTCATCTGAGATGAGTCCTAGGCGTAAACGTGGTCGAAGATCTGCAGAAGATCGTAAGAATCAGCACAGTGGATCAGAACACAGTTGGGATGACCGGATGAAAAGCCTTCTCGTCTGTCAGGTGTGCAGTAAAAAGTTTGAGAGCAATTCAAATCTAGCCCGACATATGGACCGAGAGCATGCCGAGTTCAATTTCCCCCTGTATACATGTGATATTTGTCCGAAGAAATTCACGGCATATGAGAAATGCGTTCGTCATCGGTCCTTCCATCGTAGCTCGAAGGCGAAATCGAAGCCCGACAAGAAGGAGAAGTCCGAAAACGTCTGTACCATCTGCAACAAGGAGTTTCGCGTTGATTATCTATACCTACGCCATCTCGCAGAAGTGCATTCCCTATCGTTGGAGTTGTTCCAGTGCGATCAATGCGGGCGCAAGTTCTCGACGGAGTTGAAGCTGCGAAAGCATCAATACAATAGTCATCGCGAGAATAAAACACTGTACGTGTGCTCGCACTGTGGGCAAAAGTTCGAAAAGAAGCTGACCCTGAAAGACCATGAAACTAAACATCTTGGGGCACCGGCGTATAAGTGCGAGATATGTGACAAGCGTTTTATCCACAAACATAGTCTGGATCGTCACGCCCTGGTTCATAGCGATGTGAAGGAGTTCGCATGTGAATTCTGCCAGAAAACGTTCAAGCGTAACACCACGCTAGTGATTCATCGACGGATACACACTGGCGAGAAGCCGTACCTATGCACACCGTGCGATCTGCGGTTCATTGATTCCAGCACGCTGATCAAGCATCGGCAACGGGTCCACGCAAAGGCTGCTGAGTGA